One region of Armigeres subalbatus isolate Guangzhou_Male chromosome 3, GZ_Asu_2, whole genome shotgun sequence genomic DNA includes:
- the LOC134226537 gene encoding muscle-specific protein 20 — protein MALERQVRAKIAGKRDLEKDKEAQYWIEEVLGEKFPVGVLYEDALRDGLVLCKLINKLTPGAVPKINTSGSQFKMMENINMFQQAIKKYGVPDLDVFQTVDLYEKKDIAQVTSTIFALGRACYKHPEFPGPYLGPKPADECKRNFTEEQLAAGQTIIGLQAGTNKGASQAGQNMGAGRKIIIGK, from the exons atggCTTTGGAGCGTCAAGTTCGTGCCAAG ATCGCCGGCAAACGTGACCTGGAAAAGGACAAGGAAGCCCAGTACTGGATCGAGGAAGTGCTCGGTGAGAAGTTCCCGGTCGGTGTCCTGTACGAGGACGCCCTCCGGGACGGTTTGGTGCTGTGCAAACTGATCAACAAACTGACGCCCGGAGCGGTGCCCAAAATCAACACATCCGGCTCGCAGTTCAAAATGATGGAGAACATCAACATGTTCCAGCAGGCCATCAAAAAGTACGGCGTGCCCGATCTGGACGTGTTCCAAACGGTGGACCTGTACGAGAAGAAAGATATCGCACAAGTGACGAGCACAATCTTCGCGCTAGGACGAGCG TGCTACAAACACCCAGAATTCCCCGGACCATACCTGGGACCGAAACCCGCCGACGAGTGCAAGCGCAACTTCACCGAGGAGCAGCTCGCCGCCGGTCAGACCATCATCGGTCTGCAAGCCGGAACGAACAAGGGTGCCAGCCAGGCCGGCCAGAACATGGGCGCCGGTCGTAAAATCATCATCGGAAAGTAA